The region TCCATTCGCGTCGCCGGCGTGCTGGCCGGACTCGGCGTGCCAATCGCACTCGTCGGCGTCTTTCTCGTGTTGCCGGCAGACAGACGCATTCAGGCTGCCGCCGCGATCAGCGTGAGCCTGTGTGTTCTAGGCGTGATCCTGTTCTGGAGCGCGTATCCCCACGACTGGCGAGCCCACGGTGCCGATCACACGCTCCCGGTCTCCGCGGTCTACTTGCTCGGCCTGTTCATCGCACTCTGGAGCCTGTTCACGGCCGTCGTCAACTTCAAGGTCCGAAACGATCCGGGCGGCGCACTCGAGATGAACGTCACCCGGCACAATCAGACCGTCCTCGAGGTCACCGAATCGGAGGAGTCGGGCAGCCTCGGTGGCGTCGGCTTCCTCGGTGGCACCCCGGACGGCGAGGTCGAAACGCAGACGAACGACGCCGAATCCTCGAGCGCTGAGAACTCGAGGACCACGTCTCGATCCGGCGGGTCGACGTCTCGGTCGCTGTCACGAGAGCGATCCACCGCGTCGAGTCGGGGTCGGAGAGCGACCCCCGGAACGCCGACGAGCGACGGCGGGACGGCCGCGTCGGATCTCTCCTCGCCACTCGAGGAGGATGGACACGACGCAGAAATCGTCGATTCGCCGGAGCCGGAACCGTCGAAGCCGACGGATCGCTACTGTGGCAACTGCACGCACTTCGAGTACGTTCGTTCGTCGAACGGCATGGTCCCCTACTGTGGGTACCACGACGGGGCCATGGACGACATGGACGCCTGCGAGGAGTGGACGGTGAATCGCTAAGGAAATCGCGTTCGAGCACCGTTCAGGAGTCTTTGTCGTCTTTTCACGGATTTCGCGATGTCGCCGACGAGCAGGTCACAGCCCGAACGCCTGTTGGCCAAACTCGAGTCCCAGTTGTGGCACTTGGTAGATGACCAGTCCGATGAGGAACAACTCGAGGATGGTAACGCCGATCGTCACGAGCGTCGCGTAATTGCTGCTCACGGCGACGCCGATCGGGAGTCCGAACTCCCGCTTCCAGAGGGGGTAAAAGAGCGCGATGCCGCGTTTGCTCCCCGCAACGTCGAGGACGTAGTGGGTCGCGATGCCGATCCAGACGTACTCGAGGTTCCCGAAGTAAAACGGAAAGAGGAGAAATGCCGCGAGAATCGGGAGGTTGTGCAACGTTTTGCGGTGTTTGCCAAACGCCGTGTCGACGTCGGGAAAGAGAGCACCGAGCGTGACCGGGACGCCGATCATGATGATCGTTCGAAACGTCTCGAGGTCGCCTGCCGGCTCGAGCAGGTAGCCAATTCCGAGACTCAGAAGAACCGCATTGAGAACGTGTCCCTTTTTGTTCATCTATTCATCACTGACCGATCGAGTGATGAATAGCTTTCTTTTGGACATTATCGTTCGGTGAGTGCGAGCCCCGTGAAGAGCAAGCCGGCACCGAGCTCCGCGAGTTTAGTCGTCAGGGCGATTACGTCGTCGCGAAGGTGGTCGACGGTCACCTCGATCACGCCGCCGTCGTGGTCGTGATCGTGGCTGTGGTCGTCGTCTCCGTGTGCGTGGTCGTCGTCACCGTTGTGGTCGTGGTCGTCGCCGTGTGCGTGTTCGTCATCG is a window of Natronorubrum sediminis DNA encoding:
- a CDS encoding metal-dependent hydrolase, with protein sequence MNKKGHVLNAVLLSLGIGYLLEPAGDLETFRTIIMIGVPVTLGALFPDVDTAFGKHRKTLHNLPILAAFLLFPFYFGNLEYVWIGIATHYVLDVAGSKRGIALFYPLWKREFGLPIGVAVSSNYATLVTIGVTILELFLIGLVIYQVPQLGLEFGQQAFGL
- a CDS encoding DUF7139 domain-containing protein encodes the protein MTSLTEAYDGSTGEVASPQRLYTGTTLVLCGAILAVVAVLMATTDLFSGVAASFSQGIDAHYASIRVAGVLAGLGVPIALVGVFLVLPADRRIQAAAAISVSLCVLGVILFWSAYPHDWRAHGADHTLPVSAVYLLGLFIALWSLFTAVVNFKVRNDPGGALEMNVTRHNQTVLEVTESEESGSLGGVGFLGGTPDGEVETQTNDAESSSAENSRTTSRSGGSTSRSLSRERSTASSRGRRATPGTPTSDGGTAASDLSSPLEEDGHDAEIVDSPEPEPSKPTDRYCGNCTHFEYVRSSNGMVPYCGYHDGAMDDMDACEEWTVNR